The DNA region ACAATTTTCCATTGGGCATCGGTAAGGCTTGTTTCATACATGGTACATAGGGTTTTGGTCAACACTAAGTAATTCAGTAGGAGATTTCCTTTTAGATGCCCTTTATACTTTTTATCAAATGAATTTTAAACAGTTTCTAAATCCCACGAAAAAGTATCTGCAAAATAGTTTAGTGGGAGATAGCGCTTCTGTGTTTTGGTGGCTATAATTTTTTAAGTTTGATCAGCATAAATAAAGAATTATGAAAACGCTATTTGAAAAAATCTGGGATGCCCATGTTGTCACTAAAATAAAAGACGGGCCGGAGGTATTATATATTGACAAACACCTGATACATGAAGTAACAAGTCCACAAGCCTTTGCCGGATTGGAAAAGAGAGGTATTAAAGTTTTTCGTCCTCAAAATATTCTTGCCACTGCAGATCACAATGTACCAACTGTTAATCAGCATTTACCTATCAAAGATCCTCTGTCAAAATTCCAGGTGGATAAACTGACAGAGAACTGCAAAAAGTACGGAATTGAATTATATGGATTAGGTCATCCCTTCCAGGGAATTGTACATGTGATCGGACCGGAGCTTGGGATTACACTGCCGGGCATGACAATCGTTTGCGGCGACAGTCACACTTCAACCCACGGTGCTTTTGGAACAATTGCTTTTGGTATCGGCACAAGTGAAGTCGAACAGGTATTCGCTACACAATGTTTGCTGCAAAACAAACCCAGGACCATGAAGATTGAGATCAATGGGAAACTAGCAAAAGGAGTTTTATCAAAAGACATTGTGCTTTATATCTTATCAAAAATATCGTCGAGTGGCGCAAGTGGCTATTTTATTGAGTTTGCAGGATCAGCAATAAAAGCTCTTTCAATGGAAGCCCGCATGACTATTTGCAACATGAGCATTGAGATGGGTGCACGCGGCGGGTTGATCGCGCCGGATGAAACAACATTCGCGTACATTAAAGGAAGAGAGTTTGCGCCTAAAGGAAAGATTTTTGACAAGGCCGTCGAATACTGGAAAACGTTGCCCTCCGATCCAGGCGCGCCGTTCGACAAAACACATATTTTTGATGCTGCCGATATTGAGCCCATGATCACTTACGGAACCAATCCCGGGATGGGCATTAAAATATCAGGCACTCTACCTGCTGACGCTTCTATCCAAGATGCTGCCGAAAAAGCATCCTTCAATAAGTCCATCAGCTATATGGGACTGCAAGCCGGCGCTAAACTATTAGGCAAAAAAGTAAATTATATTTTTATTGGGAGCTGCACCAATTCAAGGATCGAAGATTTGCGGCTGGTAGCTGAATTTGTAAAAGGGAAAAGGAAAGCGGATAATGTTCACGCGATGATCGTCCCCGGCTCTAAACAGGTACAAAAACAAGCGATCGCTGAAGGATTGGACAAAATATTAAGTGCGGCAGGTTTTGAGCTTCGCCAACCCGGATGCTCGGCATGCCTGGGAATGAATGAAGATAAAGTGCCAAAAGGAGAATATTGTATCTCCACATCCAACAGAAATTTTGAAGGCCGGCAAGGACCTGGTGCACGAACATTTTTAGCAAGCCCGCTCACCGCAGCCGCTTCAGCAATAACAGGATATATAACTGATGTGAGAGAGTATATGAATTAATTTTTAGATTTTTCTAAATGAATAATAGAATATGGAACATTAGGACAACGAATATCGAAGTAAAAGAAATCTGACTTTTAGACAGCTCCCCACTTCATAATTTGTTATTCTAATGGTCAAATATTCGTTATTCAAAAGCATAATTTATAAATTTTTAGAAGTTTGAAATACTATGGAAAAATTCACAACAATAATCTCTACTGCAGTTCCGCTTCCAATCGAAAATGTTGATACTGATCAGATCATCCCTGCCCGCTTTTTAAAAGCAACAACACGCGAAGGCTTTGGTGATAATCTTTTCCGTGACTGGAGATACAATGAAAAAAATGATCCGAAAAAAGATTTTGTTTTAAATGACTCTCAATACAAAGGAACAATCCTTCTAACCGGAAAAAATTTTGGTTGCGGATCAAGCAGGGAACATGCGGCATGGGCAATAGCTGATTATGGATTTAAAGTGGTTATCTCCAGCTTTTTTGCAGATATCTTTAAAAGTAATTGTCTCAACAATGGCTTGCTTCCCGTTGAAGTTTCTGAAAAATTTCTTAATGAAATGATGGGACAGGTTAAAAAAAACAATAATACACAACTGATTGTTGACTTACAGCAGCAAACTGTTACCATAACCGACACAAGCGCCTTTGAAAAATTCAATATCAATCAATATAAAAAAATCTGCTTTTTAAATGGGTATGATGATATTGATTATTTATTGAGCATTAAAGAAGAAATCGGTGCTTATGAGAAGAAGAGTAAGCATCTTGAGTTGGTGAAATAAATGGCAAAAAAGTCAAATAAGCTTCGTCATTGGAAGAATTGTGTATAGCTAATTATTCCTACATAAAGTTGAGCCGCTTTGAGTTGAAAGTAAAAAATATAACAATCCATTAGACAGCATTTCATGTTATAACGACATTTCCGCTACCTTCTACAGCCGATTTGTCGTTAAATTTCTGCTGTGATATTATTACGGCACAAGCAGTAAACGTATTAAAAGCCGTTGTCGGAAAATTTAAGTCTCTTACATTCCTTGCAATTCACGCCTTACTTAAGTAAATTTGCTGTCATGAGTACGATTGTTGAAATATTAAAACAAGAAAAACGATTTTTGCACGATTCATTCGGGGTTGAGCAATTGGCCGTATTTGGCTCGTATGCGCGTGGCAATGAAAACGAGGAAAGTGATATTGATATTTTAGTTACCCTTGACAAGCCCGATTATTCAAAATTTTCCGGGCTGTATAGTTACCTTCGAAAAAAATTCAATAAAAAGATCGATCTGATACGGATGGGAGATCACATTACTGAAAAATTTTTGAGCCGTATAAAAAAAGATGTGATCTATGTTTGACAACAGGGTTCAGTATCTTTTTGATTTTGTGCTTGAGAATATTGACATTGTGATCGACCGGTTTTCAACTATTCAGAACGCGAATGAATTTGTTGTAAATAAAAACAATAAGGTCCTTTTGGATTCTATTGTGATCCGGCTACAGGTAATTGGCGAAAACATTAAGAAGATTCATAAAGCAGATCCCCTTTTGTTGAATTCCCACCCCGAAATTGAGTGGGATAAAATAATTAATTTCCGCGACCTGATTTCTCATCATTACGACATGCTTGATCATGAAATTGTGTTTGATATTTGCAGCAACGACCTTGTTCCATTGAAAAAAGCAATACTTGATATAAAAAAATAACCCTTCTTCGTTTCATTCCATCAGAGTCAAACCCAAAACATGAAAAAGAAAATCGCAGTATTACCCGGAGATGGCATAGGCCCTGAAGTTACCGCACAAGCCGTAAAAGTACTAAAGGCTATTATGGGAAAATTCAATCATTCTTTTGAATTTGAAGAAGGGTTGATTGGAGCTATAGCCATTGATAAAACAGGAGACCCTTTTCCTGAACAAACATTAAAACTTTGCACGTCAACGGATGCCATTTTATTCGGCGCTATCGGACATCCGAAATATGATAACGATCCAACTGCAAAAGTGAGACCGGAACAGGGTTTGCTGGCAATGCGTAAAGCGCTTGGTCTCTATGCGAATATCCGCCCGGTAAATAGTTATCCCGCGTTATTAAAAAAATCACCGCTGAAAGAAGAGATCATAAAAAATATTGATTTCATTGTATTCCGTGAGCTTACAGGTGGAATCTATTTCGG from Bacteroidota bacterium includes:
- the leuC gene encoding 3-isopropylmalate dehydratase large subunit, with the protein product MMKTLFEKIWDAHVVTKIKDGPEVLYIDKHLIHEVTSPQAFAGLEKRGIKVFRPQNILATADHNVPTVNQHLPIKDPLSKFQVDKLTENCKKYGIELYGLGHPFQGIVHVIGPELGITLPGMTIVCGDSHTSTHGAFGTIAFGIGTSEVEQVFATQCLLQNKPRTMKIEINGKLAKGVLSKDIVLYILSKISSSGASGYFIEFAGSAIKALSMEARMTICNMSIEMGARGGLIAPDETTFAYIKGREFAPKGKIFDKAVEYWKTLPSDPGAPFDKTHIFDAADIEPMITYGTNPGMGIKISGTLPADASIQDAAEKASFNKSISYMGLQAGAKLLGKKVNYIFIGSCTNSRIEDLRLVAEFVKGKRKADNVHAMIVPGSKQVQKQAIAEGLDKILSAAGFELRQPGCSACLGMNEDKVPKGEYCISTSNRNFEGRQGPGARTFLASPLTAAASAITGYITDVREYMN
- the leuD gene encoding 3-isopropylmalate dehydratase small subunit — protein: MEKFTTIISTAVPLPIENVDTDQIIPARFLKATTREGFGDNLFRDWRYNEKNDPKKDFVLNDSQYKGTILLTGKNFGCGSSREHAAWAIADYGFKVVISSFFADIFKSNCLNNGLLPVEVSEKFLNEMMGQVKKNNNTQLIVDLQQQTVTITDTSAFEKFNINQYKKICFLNGYDDIDYLLSIKEEIGAYEKKSKHLELVK
- a CDS encoding nucleotidyltransferase domain-containing protein, whose amino-acid sequence is MSTIVEILKQEKRFLHDSFGVEQLAVFGSYARGNENEESDIDILVTLDKPDYSKFSGLYSYLRKKFNKKIDLIRMGDHITEKFLSRIKKDVIYV
- a CDS encoding DUF86 domain-containing protein, which codes for MFDNRVQYLFDFVLENIDIVIDRFSTIQNANEFVVNKNNKVLLDSIVIRLQVIGENIKKIHKADPLLLNSHPEIEWDKIINFRDLISHHYDMLDHEIVFDICSNDLVPLKKAILDIKK